From the Hordeum vulgare subsp. vulgare chromosome 1H, MorexV3_pseudomolecules_assembly, whole genome shotgun sequence genome, the window CCGActcgagataaggtctgagttggacagacccaactatgagacacaACGATTGGTCatttgtgagtctctagtacaacattcgttctatgtcctaagacctgagctggcgcatgtgctcgggatggtgatagacttgctttgggccgaccaaacgctactccgtgactgggtagttacaaaggtaggtttcggacttgtccagacccatgttgcgagacatggtcgagcaagatgggatttgcccctccgatcaGGAGAGTTATACTCTGGGACCCTTGGGTGATCCGActtggataagcatggccatgcgatgaggattatgagataatccgaagtgttggtcggattcaccggaatgagaaagaggtcgtgctgcaacaaggatgaccatgttgcCTTGTCCATGACAACATATATTGTGTGGCAAAGGGAATAGAAGTATGAAGTACAAGTTCACCTAATAAGCTTCATCAGACACTCAGAGTCGACATGCTTTGCTAGATGCCGCTACCGACTGGTCGCGTCAAATGTGATCTGACTCACGACCAAATGAAGGACAACCTAAGGGGTCACacacttaagggaaggaacacatgggTTTTAGGatccgtgcgaggcccaagagttgagcctgcGCCGGAtgtctatatatagtggaggtgcgtcACACTCATTTGGTTGATCGCTTCGGCGCCGTCATTAGTtctttgcatgtgttgcaactagccacctcCACCCATCACCGACTAAGTGATCGGACGTAGTAGTCCGCCGCACGATGTTCCTCTTGCAAGTGTGGATACCGTTAGAGGCGGTCCACTTGTGCCGCTCCGATAAACCTGTACGTGGGATCCAGCGACCGCCTGCTCGAGGGAGCGGATCCGGCGACCGGTTGTTCGAGGGAGATCGAacgaggaggagacggaccacgcggacgcgctgccccaactctacttccgcaGCACGACACTGCGAgtctagtggtaacgatctgtgatccatctccatagcatgatCTTGGTTGTTCTACGTGTAGGAGATGTTTGATTTGTATGCGATGCACCTACGATAGAACCCAACATGGATACCCCACCGAGGGATCTACCGGAATTAACTCGGACAATGTCAATAATGTCAACATAGTAAACCGATGGATTAGAGTTAGCAATAACAGGTTGCACCCATAGGTGATGTTTTGTGCAACAAACCTAAAAATCAACACCAATTGTTGGTAATTTGTGCAATTCTCTCTCAGGCTTATTATCATTTCCATTTGATTTTTGACGATTGATTTGAGAGATGTATTTGCTCTTGTCGATGTCTAAAGGatccttcaaattcctttgaacgTGCAGATTATGGAGGCTTttattgcttggaactacacgcgATCGGGAACCTTTTCAGTTAGATCGTCATATCACAGAAACTTTGAGCACCGGCATGGAAGTTGTCTTACTAGAACCGATGGACAAGGAAACATATAGATGGATACACTATGGAAGGAAGTGTGGAACCGAGAACTCCCAAGGAAAATTAAGCACTTTTTTTGGAAGGTGCTGAATGGCTCATTGCCTTGTTTTGAAGTACTGGCAAATAAACATATTTCGGTAGTGCCGCATTTACCTTTTTGTTCTATTAGGCTGGAAGACATCCAACATTGCTTGGGCGAAGAAAGTCTGAAATGAATTTGGTTTGCAGGAAATCAGCTCGGATGCGGTCGGCCAATACCGCTCTGGTTCGATTACAATTGAGGTTCTTAGTTGGATTAAGACGACCAATGAGGGGCTACCTATTATAGAATTTATATTGGTGACTTCTTGGTACTTGTGGTGGCAGCATCACCAACACGTGAAGGATGAAGCTATCCAACCCGCGGACAAAGTTGCTACATCAATCTAAGTTTTAGTTACTAATTTGGTTAGAGCATACACAGACAAGCATCCAGACAAAAGGCACGATCACACGTGGAAGCGTCCGCTCAGCGACTTGATTAAAATCAATGTCGACGCAACCTTTCAAACTAAAACTTCCGAGACAGTCGAGGGAAGTTTATCGCTGCAGCAACTTGGTACATCCTTCGGGTTAGCAATGTTGACATGACAGAGACAAAGGCAATCTATACTTAGCGGCGAAGATCGTAACAACTAGCTTTAGATTTTGCTAGACGTTGATTACTCACATTGCTTCCGCAAGGCGAATGAGGTGGCACACACGTTGACAAAAATAATCCTTTAATGATAGATCTTTTATTTTCTGGGAATTGTTTATCCCTAATTTTATTTCTCATTTCATTGTAAATGACTTTGCTATTATTTGAGAAATATAAAGTCTTATTGGTTCGGAAAAAAACCCCGTTAGGACTGTTTTTTTcccctaaggccctgtttgggatGCCGTTTCTATGCCAAATACACTTGTAAAAAAATACACATCTTTATCCATCGGTTTAGTTTCAGCTGGTTTTATACTTATGACCGGTATAATACCTCTGTAAACTATTACGGGCTCCTTtgatacaaaggaatttcattagaTTTTTGGAGGATTTGGATCCTTAGGATTTTTTCCTACGATGGTCGTTTGATTCGTAGGATTGAAATCCTTTGGAATTTTTTCATATGATTCGTTTGTACTACATTTTGGAGGAAATTTTCCATCCACTCAAACCTTTTTCTTTTTTAGaattcctttgtttttcctgTGCTATCAAACACACTTTCAAATCCTGTAATATAGAAAAGGACATGCCACTCTATTCGTACGTTTTTTCTATTCGTGCATTTTGACAATCCTACGAATCAAAAGGCCCTACACCTGTAAAAACAAAACGGCATCCAAGCAAGGCGGACTGGGGTCTTTGCTTGTTGGCTTTCCATTCCAATCTCTGCTTCACCTCCGTTGGTCGTCTCCCCTGTTTTCCCGTCCCAAACCTCTCCCCTTCCTAAcgagacgcggcggccacctcgaaGCCCGACCCAGGCTTGCTGGTAAGGAAGCCCTAGACTGCAACTGCATTGCTGTTCGTTTTGCTCTGGTCTTCTCCCTGCTGTGAACAATCTATCCGCACGGATCTTTCTTGACAAAGGTCGGCCGCTGTTGAGCCCCGTCTAAGTAGGGTTTACCCAAGGTGCTGTTGCTGCACCCGCCCTATTTTGGTCTCTATCACGCTTAATTGCTGGGCCATTATTTTTCAATAAGATTTGGGGGCTCCGACTGAACCCACACGACATGGCCCGTGTGAAGTCACCCCCCCTGGAATACGCAGAGCCATGGAGTAGCATCGCCATAGCCCGGTGGAAGTTAGGGCACCTTTTTTATGAGCGATTCTGCAATCCGTTTGTTAGTTCCTTAGGAATTTTAGTTAATCTGCATAAGTTGCTCATTGTAGGTGCTTTTGTAGTTTATATGTAGACTAGAAAGCACCATTTCTTTTTCAGAATTTGAGACATAGGTTATGCATTGTTCACATTTTAGGGACTAGAGCTATAGATACCTTTGTTTGAAGGCATAGATTGAGTATGGTAACCAACAACTTGGAAACCTTCCTGCTTGTGTAATGTATCTAATAATTAGATTTCTGCACGATAACATTTTGTGCCTTGGAAGATTGCTTGATTTATTCTTCATCTTTGGCAGTCCTATGGAAGAAGGCAGTGACTATTATGTTGTTAGGAAAGGGGACATGGTTGCCGTTTACAGAAGTTTAAATGATTGCCAGGCGCAAATTTGCTCTTCGGTACGTGTTGCTATATATGAAGAATTTTCAGTTAACTTGCTTGCACTTTACCATTATGCTGATGTATAAGATTCTTATTATGCCATTATCATAAGTCAGAATTATGTCATAATGTATCAaccctactactccctccgttcctaaatataagtctttttagaggttccactacagaactacatacggatgtatatagacatgctttagagtgtagattcacttattttgctccgtatttaGTCCCCCTAATGaaatctctttaaagacttatatttaggaacggagggagcatTACTGATCTAAGCATGAAGTTGTTTTAGCAAATGTTCCATTTGTCCTTGCTCCCTTAGTCAAGTCTGTATCCTAAAATCACCATGGTTGCATATGTACGGAGTTTTACTAAACCTTGTTTATTTTGCCTTCCGGACTTGGCATGTTCCATTCTTAGTGGAAGGGAGATGAACCATGTCAGCATAGCTCCTTTTGTAGCTTCTATCTCCGTTTGCTATTCCATGCCTCAGTGAAGTAGTGAACTACTAGCATTGTTCCTTCCAATTTTTTTAGTGCTGGTTAACCAGGATGAGGTTTTAATATTTCTTGATATTTACTTGGTATTAATTGGTACAGTCTTATGAACAACAATTAAATTATTATTTGTAGCTAGGTTAGTACGTTACTGTGCGGTTGGTTCTGCAGGCGGAGTTTGCTATACATTGAACCTCTTAAGGTTTACTAATGACAGAACAATCTTGCAATATCTCAAAACATATTAGCTAAATATTATATGATTGATTTGAAAATTATACACCAACTCATTATGATGTTCAGTTGCTACCAATGTGTGCTTGTATTTATTTAATTGTATTAGCTAAATCTAATAAGATGTATACCTTTTCATAATATAGCGTATTCATGACTCCGCATAATTTCAGTTGAACTACTACAATATTGCTTTCAATTCCTTGTTATTTTGATGAATTATTGTACTGGTTATAAACTGTTAACCACAGGATTTATGTTTTAAGTTGAGGAATAGTGTTTTAGCAGCATGTATTTCTTTGTTACTCTTGCTGCTACAACTATCCAgtgctatattttattttcttttgtcctTCATGTTTACTATGAAAATAACTTGGAACCTGCAGATAGCAcaactataaaatgattatattaCATATTCTGAAACCTCTAAACCAAGGTGGGATGGAAGATGAACCATTCACCAGTATCACCATTCTGATATTCTTACGAGCAAAGGCGTTATCTTCTCacattgtttttctttttgtaagGTATCTGGTCCTGCTGCAAGTGCCTACAAGGGTTACTGCTGGAGCAAAGAAAAGGCAGAATACTTTTCTTCACATGGACTAAGCAATGCTTCGTATACAATCAGTGCAGCTGAACTTAGGGAAGATTTATTGGGTGCCCTTGTGCCCTGCACTTTCCAGGTAAACTGCTAATAATTGCACTTGAATTCGTTTTTCCATAACCAGATGACATGTCATAATCTGAAAATAGTTACTATGAGGTGTGAGGTGAAAGCTTGTGCGATGAGttatttccttgtttttgacctagtACAGCTGGCATCTTTGATGCATTGAATTGTCATATTTTGTTTCTTTATAGGAGATAACTGCTAGTAGTTCAAACCAACGAGCTCCAAATATGTCCGCCATAGGCAGTGATATAAGATATCAACCTGGCATCCATAATGATATAAAATATGAGCCTGGGACACAACCTGTGGATCTGCATTATGTAAGTTCTGCTATTGCAAGCAGCCAACCACTCATAATATCATCAATTACATCATATTGTGTTATTACAGAGTGCCACTGGATCTGGTCAAGCTCAAGGTTACTCAGACCAGGCGCATGCATTTAGCGGGCTGGTATGTAATATGTCACGACTAAGAATATACAGCACGCGAATTATGCACTTCTAGCATATATTTCCCCTTGTCAAATATAATTGCAAGCCACTTGTCTATTATGGAAGTATTGATATTTTTTTATATGATGGGCTTATATTGCAGGAAGCCAAACCAAGGTCCTCCAGTTATTCCTCACCAAATAACCTTAACCACACTGGAGCTTTTGATGCACAACCTGTCTCAAAACAATATGTAATGTTTGGTCATGTTTGGACTAATCGCTTTTAAGTTTTTCAATCTGTTTGAGATGCTGTAGGAAGTGATCTATGCACTTAAGTTCTGTCTAGTAGGTCCAATATCAAAGAAGTTAAGCATG encodes:
- the LOC123430249 gene encoding uncharacterized protein LOC123430249 isoform X1, whose protein sequence is MEEGSDYYVVRKGDMVAVYRSLNDCQAQICSSVSGPAASAYKGYCWSKEKAEYFSSHGLSNASYTISAAELREDLLGALVPCTFQEITASSSNQRAPNMSAIGSDIRYQPGIHNDIKYEPGTQPVDLHYSATGSGQAQGYSDQAHAFSGLEAKPRSSSYSSPNNLNHTGAFDAQPVSKQYMVCVVHFDGASKGNPGKSGAGAVLMTEDGRVISRLREGLGVATNNVAEYRGLILGLKYAIRLGFKRIKVYGDSQLVCYQVKGTWQAKKENMMELCKEVRKLQENFISFEVHHVRREWNSEADRQANIAITLASGAVSEERGDGF